The proteins below come from a single Cannabis sativa cultivar Pink pepper isolate KNU-18-1 chromosome 3, ASM2916894v1, whole genome shotgun sequence genomic window:
- the LOC133036088 gene encoding uncharacterized protein LOC133036088, with protein MNERFSTIESQMKMMMSHQSQSQPNNATQPEVQSGNGVEGQSRNGVEGQSGNRVEAQSGNGVEAQSGTRVEAQLGNGVEAQSGTRVEAQLGNGLEIHQSTNSKDEPCRLIIESSLETVAKGYIVHTGDDKIHCDDIRDNLRVRITEVIVGDADLPKAISDEVVKVKDAINTFVPWPSHLVLRGFEALIEPRPKKLKVTRKNNPSQHIQPTTQPQQKESRPFSSSSVKTSSLTTKKSTIQDHIPPSLVLYTKNFLKSKGSFMCTITAPQNIFGSIEHNIYIDKDDVSQVLHLEEIGHICHLIVYERSI; from the exons ATGAATGAGCGTTTTAGCACCATAGAGAgccagatgaagatgatgatgagcCACCAATCACAATCTCAACCAAATAATGCAACTCAGCCTGAGGTTCAATCTGGAAATGGAGTTGAGGGTCAATCTAGAAATGGAGTTGAGGGTCAATCTGGAAATAGAGTTGAGGCTCAATCAGGAAATGGAGTTGAGGCTCAATCTGGAACTAGAGTTGAGGCTCAACTTGGAAATGGAGTTGAGGCTCAATCTGGAACTAGAGTTGAGGCTCAACTTGGAAATGGACTTGAGATTCATCAATCTACTAATTCAAAG GATGAACCTTGTAGATTGATAATAGAGTCGTCATTGGAAACAGTTGCAAAAGGTTATATAGTCCATACTGGAGATGATAAAATTCATTGCGATGACATTAGGGATAATCTTCGAGTTCGCATAACTGAAGTTATTGTGGGAGATGCAGATTTACCAAAAGCGATCTCAGATGAGGTTGTAAAAGTAAAAGATGCGATTAATACATTTGTACCATGGCCTTCACACTTAGTACTAAGAGGATTTGAG GCCTTAATAGAACCAAGACCAAAGAAGTTGAAAGTTACAAGAAAGAATAATCCAAGTCAACACATACAACCTACAACTCAGCCACAACAAAAAGAGTCACGTCCATTCTCATCATCTAGTGTCAAAACATCAAGTTTGACAACGAAAAAAAGTACAATTCAGGATCACATACCACCAAGTTTGGTTTTGTACACAAAAAACTTTTTGAAGAGTAAGGGATCTTTTATGTGCACGATTACAGCTCCTCAAAATATATTTGGATCAATTGaacataacatatatattgaCAAGGATGATGTTTCACAAGTTTTACATCTTGAAGAAATCGGTCACATTTGTCATCTCATTGTATATGag AGGTCTATATGA
- the LOC115708932 gene encoding uncharacterized protein LOC115708932 — protein MDRDWMKKNRLSKEYEDGVNYFMNFAMQNEKDPTMISCPCMKCGNLKKLKVVDVRGHLYINGIDQTYQKWIWHGESVSQPSFPKRARKEDVSDRNFHIDMVNDLEEEFADRPDEFVRIIEESEKSIYTGSKVSKMSFLVKMYNIEARNGLSDNGFSQLLSYLSDIFPEGNNIPSSTYEAKKILRSLGMEYEKIHACPNDCILFRNEFVLAKHCPVCKCSRWKLNDNGKEKEGIPAKLLWYIPPIPRFKRLFRNTEHAKSLVWHDDKRIKDGKMRHPADSPSWKNIDDMYPKIASDPRNLRLGLSADGINPHSSMSSNYSCWPVNLVIYNLPPWLCMKRKFVMLSLLISGPKQHGNDIDVYLAPLVDDLKQLWEGIECYDVRKDETFTLRGVLLWTINDFPAYGNLSGHCVKGYKACPICSEQTYGVRLTHCKKVVYMGHRRFLQPTHPFRRYSKEFDGTIEDRIAPTPMTGIEVFDKVSQLVNRFGKIPPNTKDKEKVKQKGKGNKGKGKGKGKKKKVVKVKRVSKAKNKIEDACWKKRSIFFELEYWKHLLLRHNLDVMHIEKNICESIIGTLLNIPGKTKDSFSSRLDLLEMGIRTDLAPRVKVGEKRKLLPAACYNLTKEEKHQVCESLANVKVPYGYSSNIRNLVSIKDLRLIGLKSHDCHALMQQLLPIAIRGISQTHVKSAIIRLCMFFNAICSKTIDVSSLKPLQKEIELTLCLLEQFFPPSFFDVMVHLTVHLVREVELGGPVYMRWMYGFERYMKILKGYVRNRSKPEGCIVECYIAEEAIEFCSEYVVKELVLELLHLQPTKK, from the exons ATGGATAGAGATTGGATGAAAAAGAATAGATTGTCAAAAGAGTATGAAGATGGAGTTAACTATTTCATGAATTTCGCCATGCAAAATGAAAAGGATCCTACTATGATATCTTGCCCATGTATGAAGTgtggaaatttaaaaaaattgaaggtTGTAGATGTAAGAGGACACTTATACATAAATGGTATCGACCAAACTTACCAAAAATGGATATGGCATGGTGAGAGTGTGTCTCAACCATCATTTCCAAAAAGAGCTCGCAAAGAGGATGTATCAGATAGGAATTTTCACATTGATATGGTTAACGATCTAGAAGAAGAGTTTGCAGATCGCCCGGATGAATTCGTAAGAATAATTGAAGAATCAGAAAAATCCATTTATACTGGGTCCAAGGTTAGCAAAATGTCATTTTTGGTTAAGATGTATAATATAGAGGCTAGGAATGGATTGAGTGATAATGGATTTTCACAATTACTTTCTTACTTAAGCGATATTTTTCCTGAAGGAAATAATATCCCAAGTAGTACTTATGAGGCAAAGAAGATTTTGCGGTCATTAGGCATGGAGTATGAAAAGATACATGCATGTCCTAATGATTGCATATTATTTAGGAATGAGTTTGTGTTGGCTAAGCATTGCCCTGTTTGTAAGTGCTCTAGATGGAAGTTGAATGATAATGGCAAGGAGAAGGAGGGGATTCCTGCCAAATTATTGTGGTATATACCACCAATTCCTAGGTTTAAGCGTTTATTTCGCAATACTGAACATGCAAAAAGTTTGGTATGGCATGACGATAAGAGAATTAAGGATGGAAAAATGCGTCATCCGGCTGATTCTCCATCTTGGAAAAATATTGATGACATGTATCCCAAAATAGCTTCAGACCCTAGAAATCTTCGACTAGGCCTTTCTGCGGATGGTATcaatcctcatagttccatgaGTAGCAACTACAGTTGTTGGCCAGTCAATCTTGTTATTTATAATCTTCCTCCTTGGTTATGCATGAAACGTAAATTTGTCATGTTGTCATTATTAATTTCTGGGCCTAAGCAACACGGAAATGATATTGACGTGTATTTGGCACCACTGGTGGATGATTTAAAACAATTATGGGAAGGAATTGAATGCTATGATGTAAGAAAAGATGAAACTTTTACTTTGCGAGGAGTTTTATTGTGgacaatcaatgattttccaGCATATGGTAATCTGTCTGGGCATTGTGTCAAGGGATATAAAGCATGTCCTATTTGCTCAGAACAGACATATGGTGTTAGATTAACACACTGTAAAAAAGTTGTGTACATGGGCCATAGACGATTTCTACAACCTACTCATCCATTTCGTAGGTACTCAAAGGAATTTGATGGTACAATTGAAGATAGAATTGCTCCCACTCCCATGACTGGTATAGAAGTTTTTGACAAAGTTAGTCAGTTGGTGAATCGATTTGGGAAGATTCCCCCAAATACAAAAGATAAAGAAAAAGTGAaacaaaaaggaaaaggaaataAAGGGAAAGGCAAAGGCAAAGGCAAAAAGAAGAAAGTTGTAAAAGTCAAAAGAGTTTCAAAAGCTAAGAACAAGATTGAAGATGCTTGTTGGAAGAAGAGATCTATTTTTTTTGAGTTGGAGTACTGGAAACATCTCTTATTGCGACACAATCTTGATGTCATGCACATTGAGAAAAATATTTGTGAAAGTATAATTGGAACCTTACTTAATATTCCAGGAAAGACAAAAGATAGTTTTTCATCACGACTAGATCTGTTAGAAATGGGAATTAGAACAGATTTAGCTCCTCGTGTTAAAGTGGGAGAAAAGAGAAAGTTATTACCAGCAGCTTGTTACAACCTTACAAAGGAAGAAAAACATCAAGTTTGTGAGTCGTTGGCCAATGTGAAAGTCCCATATGGTTATTCATCAAATATTCGCAACTTGGTTTCAATTAAAGATTTAAGACTTATTGGGCTTAAATCGCATGATTGTCATGCTTTAATGCAACAATTGCTCCCTATTGCTATTCGAGGAATTTCTCAAACTCATGTTAAATCTGCAATCATCAGGCTTTGTATGTTTTTTAATGCAATTTGTTCAAAAACTATTGATGTATCGTCTCTAAAGCCATTGCAGAAAGAAATTGAGTTAACACTGTGTTTGCTTGAACAATTTTTTCCTCCATCATTTTTTGATGTAATGGTTCACTTAACTGTTCATTTAGTTAGGGAAGTTGAGTTAGGTGGGCCTGTGTATATGAGGTGGATGTATGGATTTGAAAGATACATGAAGATATTAAAGGGATATGTTAGAAATCGAAGTAAACCTGAAGGTTGTATTGTTGAATGCTACATTGCAGAAGAAGCTATAGAGTTTTGCTCTGAATATGTTG TGAAGGAGTTGGTGCTGGAATTGCTACATTTACAACCAACGAAGAAATAA
- the LOC115708931 gene encoding uncharacterized protein LOC115708931, producing MRIAQYVSFMEASQFAPSIGKTNNIVERARLLAERLNSVEKGMFLLTPYNLGRHWMVIIIYAHSQDAYFFDPVGNHPKEDAVSVVKSAFDLYNTRNNNLRRKVQGVTWYTVQGPKQPDDKVCGFYIMRLMRDLTMSNDPRDYLEKHCYGQKTYSTDEINEVREEWVSYLTEYMP from the exons ATGAGAATTGCTCAATATGTATCATTTATGGAGGCTTCTCAATTTGCACCGAGCATTGGTAAAACAAACAATATTGTTGAACGAGCAAGATTACTTGCGGAACGCTTAAATTCAGTAGAAAAGGGGATGTTTCTATTGACACCTTATAACTTGGG ACGACATTGGATGGTGATAATCATATATGCTCATAGCCAAGATGCATATTTTTTCGATCCAGTTGGTAATCATCCAAAAGAAGATGCCGTGAGTGTAGTCAAAAG tGCATTTGACTTATATAATACccgaaataataatttaagaagAAAAGTCCAAGGCGTAACTTGGTATACAGTTCAG GGTCCTAAACAACCTGACGATAAAGTCTGTGGTTTTTACATCATGCGACTAATGAGAGACTTAACTATGTCGAACGATCCAAGAGATTATCTAGAGAAGCAT TGTTATGGTCAGAAAACATACTCAACGGATGAGATCAACGAAGTGCGTGAAGAATGGGTCTCCTACTTAACTGAGTATATGCCATGA
- the LOC115709034 gene encoding agamous-like MADS-box protein AGL16 has product MGRGKVEVKRIENPTSRQVTFSKRRNGLLKKAFELSLLCDAELALIIFSSSGKLYQYASHDMDRSIVRYRSEMGLLGSTHNQRSTTIEFWRTEIEEMKRSTETLEGNLRNLAGEDLSNLGMKELRQLERQLKIGVERVRCKKRRIVSEHINFLKRRRRALVEENTRLQKKVKLLDQQQEA; this is encoded by the exons atgggGAGAGGGAAAGTTGAGGTGAAGAGAATAGAGAATCCAACAAGCAGACAAGTGACTTTCTCAAAGAGAAGAAATGGTCTTTTGAAGAAAGCTTTTgagctttctttgctttgtgaTGCTGAACTTGCTCttattattttctcttcttctggCAAGCTCTACCAATATGCAAGCCATGA CATGGACAGAAGCATTGTTAGATACAGAAGTGAAATGGGATTGCTTGGATCCACTCATAACCAACGTTCTACAACCATTgag TTTTGGAGAACTGAAATTGAAGAAATGAAAAGATCAACAGAAACTTTGGAAGGAAATTTAAG GAACTTAGCTGGTGAAGATCTATCAAATTTGGGTATGAAAGAGTTAAGACAACTGGAACGACAGCTTAAGATTGGGGTTGAACGAGTTCGCTGCAAGAAG AGAAGGATCGTATCTGAACACATCAACTTCCTCAAAAGACGG CGTCGAGCATTGGTAGAGGAGAACACTCGACTCCAGAAAAAA gTCAAGTTGCTAGATCAACAGCAAGAAGCATGa